One window of the Hippocampus zosterae strain Florida chromosome 8, ASM2543408v3, whole genome shotgun sequence genome contains the following:
- the LOC127605707 gene encoding LOW QUALITY PROTEIN: alpha-2-HS-glycoprotein-like (The sequence of the model RefSeq protein was modified relative to this genomic sequence to represent the inferred CDS: inserted 1 base in 1 codon) — protein sequence MAARLLAAALPCALALPGLVKPQSLPSSVTCGEDSVKAATGMVVRHVNRHHKHGFKLRLHEVQGSKYRQVSGGCHIDINVKLLQTKCHFSNPKPXCELWRQNERGAVAICSVEFWVMWGAAKVTRHECTTRPEPSDEELLLICPSCPKLLPLDDPTGVGAVRDAVLKFNRESERPNYFALLEVARLTSVTIGTITQLKFALVETTCPWEAAATFAACSPRCPDRAYHVYCRTSYYNSHRRVGELKCETYPPKNLESLPAGEPEPVCRPLFHQSPEACVCKDRLKSPEPSLHHICPFPLK from the exons ATGGCGGCTCGTCTATTGGCTGCTGCGCTGCCGTGCGCTTTGGCTCTTCCAGGCTTGGTGAAGCCTCAGTCTTTGCCTTCTTCGGTCACGTGCGGCGAGGACAGCGTGAAGGCGGCGACCGGCATGGTCGTCCGGCACGTCAACCGACATCACAAGCACGGCTTCAAGTTGCGGCTGCACGAGGTGCAGGGCAGCAAATACCGGCAG GTCTCGGGAGGTTGCCATATTGACATCAACGTGAAGCTGCTGCAGACCAAATGTCACTTCAGCAACCCCAAGC TGTGCGAGCTGTGGCGGCAGAATGAGCGG GGCGCGGTGGCCATCTGCAGCGTGGAGTTTTGGGTCATGTGGGGCGCGGCCAAAGTCACCCGCCACGAATGCACCACCCGACCAG AGCCGTCCGACGAGGAGCTGTTGCTGATTTGTCCGTCGTGCCCCAAGCTGTTGCCTCTGGATGACCCGACGGGCGTCGGCGCCGTGCGGGACGCGGTGCTCAAGTTCAACCGGGAGAGTGAGCGGCCCAATTACTTCGCCTTGCTGGAAGTGGCTCGGCTCACGAGTGTG ACCATCGGCACCATCACCCAGCTCAAGTTCGCCCTGGTAGAGACCACGTGTCCCTGGGAGGCCGCGGCCACTTTCGCCGCCTGCTCGCCTCGCTGCCCCGACCGAGCT TATCACGTCTACTGCCGAACCTCCTATTACAATTCCCACAGACGAGTAGGAGAACTCAAGTGCGAAACGTACCCGCCCAAG AATTTGGAGTCCCTCCCAGCTGGTGAGCCGGAGCCCGTTTGCAGGCCCCTGTTCCACCAAAGTCCAGAAGCTTGCGTTTGTAAGGACAGGCTGAAGAGTCCCGAGCCGTCCCTCCACCACATTTGTCCTTTCCCGCtgaagtga
- the LOC127606161 gene encoding LOW QUALITY PROTEIN: carnitine O-palmitoyltransferase 2, mitochondrial-like (The sequence of the model RefSeq protein was modified relative to this genomic sequence to represent the inferred CDS: inserted 3 bases in 2 codons; substituted 3 bases at 3 genomic stop codons): protein MHYQKSLPRLPVPKLEDTIRSDTEKVAQDFLAGEGERLQEEXLAQDRKNKHTSYISGPWFNMYLSARDPVVLNFNPFMSFNDDPKLVRAGNMVCSAVHFMNTLRAGLLEPEVFHLDAARSDTDAFKKLIRSAPAWLAWYGAYIVNPYPLDMSQYFRLFNSTRLPRPGRDRLVTDPATCHLLVMRKGNIYVFDVLDRDGNMLHGDGVNRCAGRGFRGWAAMTRVFPQVGGKERLKKSKLSPDTVAXLAFQMAFLRQYGQTVATYESCXHGRTETIRPASAFTKRXRASVGEPARHSADGLLDMLRQCSAYHGQLNKEAAMGQGFDRHLFALRNLSASTGRPPHELYADPAYAAINHSILSTTTLSSPAVWPGGFAPVVPDGLGVGYGVHDDWIGCNVRGYPARNVSRFLRCVXRSLRDIFAVLDGKALV, encoded by the exons ATGCACTATCAGAAGAGTTTACCAAG GTTGCCCGTTCCTAAACTGGAGGACACCATCAGGAG CGACACAGAGAAGGTGGCCCAGGACTTCCTGGCCGGTGAAGGCGAGAGGCTCCAGGAGGAGTAGCTGGCtcaagacagaaaaaacaaGCACACCAGCTACATCTCAG GCCCGTGGTTCAACATGTACCTGTCGGCGCGTGATCCGGTGGTGTTGAACTTCAACCCCTTCATGTCGTTCAACGACGACCCTAAGCTGGTGCGCGCCGGCAACATGGTGTGCTCGGCCGTGCACTTCATGAATACGCTGCGCGCCGGGTTGCTGGAGCCCGAGGTGTTCCATCTGGACGCGGCTCGCAGCGACACGGACGCCTTCAAGAAGCTGATCCGCTCGGCGCCCGCCTGGCTCGCCTGGTATGGCGCCTACATTGTCAACCCCTACCCGCTGGACATGTCGCAGTACTTCCGCCTCTTCAACTCCACGCGCCTGCCGCGTCCGGGCCGGGACCGGCTCGTCACCGACCCCGCgacgtgccacctgctggtcatgAGGAAGGGCAACATTTATGTCTTTGACGTGCTGGACCGTGACGGCAACATGCTGCACGGCGACGGCGTCAACCGCTG CGCTGGTCGCGGTTTTCGTGGATGGGCTGCAATGACACGAGTTTTCCCTCAAGTTGGCGGTAAGGAGCGTCTGAAGAAGTCCAAGCTGAGCCCGGACACGGTGGCGTAGCTGGCTTTCCAGATGGCCTTTCTGCGGCAGTACGGCCAGACGGTGGCCACGTACGAGTCGT ATCACGGCCGCACGGAAACCATCCGCCCCGCCAGCGCCTTCACTAAGCG GCGCGCCTCCGTCGGCGAGCCCGCCAGACACTCCGCCGACGGGCTGTTGGACATGTTGCGCCAGTGCTCCGCCTACCACGGGCAGCTGAACAAGGAGGCCGCCATGG GTCAGGGCTTCGACCGGCACCTCTTCGCCCTGCGCAACCTGTCGGCATCGACCGGGCGTCCGCCGCACGAGCTTTACGCCGACCCCGCCTACGCCGCCATCAACCACAGCATCCTGTCCACCACCACGCTGTCCAGCCCAGCCGTGTGGCCGGGCGGCTTTGCCCCTGTGGTGCCCGACGGCCTGGGCGTGGGCTACGGCGTCCACGACGACTGGATCGGCTGCAACGTCAGAGGCTACCCGGCTCGCAACGTCTCGCGCTTCTTGCGGTGCGTGTAGCGATCCCTCCGGGACATCTTTGCCGTCCTGGACGGGAAGGCGCTCGTGTGA
- the scp2b gene encoding sterol carrier protein 2b — protein sequence MPDHQLPPLRIVATWCRASDGLEGFKAHAVFQEINKKLQQEGDAYVKKIGGVFAFKVKDGPDGKEATWLVDVKNGKGCVHNDTDKKADCTIAMSDSDLLALMTGKINPQTAFFQGKLKITGNMGLAMKLQNLQLQPAKAKL from the exons atgcccGACCACCAACTACCACCACTGAG GATTGTGGCCACGTGGTGCAGAGCCAGCGATGGGCTGGAGGGCTTCAAGGCTCACGCCGTGTTCCAGGAGatcaacaagaagctgcagcaa GAAGGCGACGCGTATGTGAAGAAGATCGGCGGCGTGTTTGCATTCAAGGTGAAGGATGGTCCGGACGGCAAGGAGGCGACGTGGTTGGTGGACGTCAAGAACGGCAAAGGATGCGTGCACAACGACACAG ACAAGAAAGCGGACTGCACCATTGCCATGTCTGACTCTGACCTGCTCGCCTTGATGACGGGAAAGATCAACCCTCAGACG GCCTTCTTCCAGGGCAAGCTGAAGATCACCGGCAACATGGGCCTGGCTATGAAGTTGCAGAACCTTCAGCTGCAGCCCGCCAAGGCCAAGCTGTAG
- the podn gene encoding podocan isoform X3 produces the protein MWISAYRVDDSHEHESCWTTKKKEKKLGFQQSMLNKQGPRVASMAFPEHSIPRTASAVLALAGLLVLGQISARARGEEPIGPPEIAAAKPDPGQCPADCSCTAEGAVDCAGVDLTDFPAGLPATTRQLALQNNKIEAIRAEHLSHLHLLETLNLQNNWLTTDGLEDEGFEMLEELAYLYLANNQLTSAPKALPPSLVSADFAANQLTKIFPYTFGYKPHLKSVYLHNNKLTDGGLPEGMFNASDNLEILTMSSNFLRTVPKNLPPSLYRLHLKSNKLEKIPDGAFDSLRNLRELYLQNNLLSNDGMDNETFSHLNSLECLDLSNNNLSVVPKGLPRNLVLLHLEKNSIRSIPADALGSVRNLQYLLLHNNKLRSRFIHPSAFQGLKKLHTLHMYNNQLERVPRGLPRRAKTLMLLHNAISEIGRNDLALLYTLTELNLSYNQLSNAKLHRDAFRKLRLLETLHLSGNALHSLPVGLPRSLKVLEVKNNRLASIPDGALTGMGKLQKLILSENQLRLNSVYQGAWMELGALTTLDLSSNLLSHVPADLPESLEYLYLQRNRIASIPVSAFEGTPNLKGIYLRLCV, from the exons ATGTGGATATCAGCATACCGCGTAGATGATTCCCATGAACACGAGTCTTGttggacgacaaaaaaaaaagaaaaaaagttgggttTCCAGCAAAGTATGTTGAACAAACAGGGGCCCCGTGTGGCGAGCATGGCCTTTCCCGAGCATTCCATCCCGCGGACAGCCAGCGCTGTGCTGGCGCTGGCCGGACTGCTGGTCCTGGGCCAGATCTCGGCGAGAGCACGGGGGGAGGAGCCGATCGGGCCACCGGAGATCGCCGCGGCCAAGCCGGACCCCGGCCAATGCCCGGCGGACTGCAGCTGCACGGCCGAGGGGGCGGTGGACTGCGCCGGAGTGGACCTCACGGATTTCCCCGCGGGGCTGCCGGCGACCACTCGCCAGCTGGCGCTACAG AACAACAAAATCGAGGCGATACGGGCGGAGCACCTGTCACACCTGCATCTGCTCGAGACCCTCAACCTGCAGAACAACTGGCTCACAACAGACG GCTTGGAAGACGAAGGTTTTGAGATGTTAGAAGAGCTGGCGTATTTGTACCTGGCCAACAACCAG CTCACCTCGGCACCCAAAGCCTTGCCGCCATCGTTGGTCAGTGCCGACTTTGCCGCCAATCAGCTGACCAAGATCTTCCCGTACACGTTTGGCTACAAGCCCCACCTGAA GTCCGTCTATCTCCACAACAACAAGTTGACGGACGGCGGGCTTCCCGAAGGCATGTTCAACGCTTCCGACAACCTGGAGATCCTCACCATGTCCAGCAACTTCCTGCGGACCGTACCAAAGAACCTGCCCCCCAGCCTGTACCGCCTTCACCTGAAG AGCAACAAGCTGGAGAAAATCCCGGACGGAGCCTTCGACAGCTTGCGGAATCTGCGGGAGCTTTACCTGCAAAACAACCTCCTGAGCAACGACGGCATGGACAACGAGACCTTCAG CCACCTCAACAGCCTGGAGTGCTTGGACTTGTCCAACAACAACCTGAGTGTGGTGCCCAAAGGTCTGCCTCGCAACCTGGTGTTGCTGCACCTCGAGAAGAACTCCATCCGCAGCATCCCGGCGGACGCCCTCGGTTCCGTGCGCAACCTGCAGTACCTCCTGCTGCACAACAACAAGCTGCGCTCGCGCTTCATCCACCCTTCCGCCTTCCAG GGCCTGAAGAAGCTGCACACACTTCACATGTACAACAACCAGCTGGAGCGCGTTCCGCGTGGTCTGCCGCGGCGGGCCAAGACCCTCATGCTGCTCCACAACGCCATCTCGGAAATCGGCCGCAACGACCTGGCACTCCTCTACACGCTGACCGAGCTCAACCTCAGCTACAACCAGCTGAGCAATGCCAAGCTGCACCGCGACGCCTTCCGCAAGCTGCGCCTCCTGGAGACGCTGCACCTGTCAGGCAAcgcgctgcactcgctgcccgTCGGCCTCCCTCGGAGCCTGAAGGTGTTGGAGGTGAAGAACAACCGGCTGGCCTCCATCCCGGACGGAGCGCTGACGGGCATGGGCAAGCTGCAGAAGCTCATCCTCAGCGAGAACCAGCTCAGGCTGAACTCAGTCTACCAGGGGGCCTGGATGGAGCTCGGTGCGCTCACG ACATTGGACCTGTCCAGCAACTTGCTGTCGCACGTCCCGGCCGACCTGCCTGAGTCGTTGGAGTACCTCTACCTCCAGAGGAACCGTATCGCCAGCATTCCTGTCTCCGCCTTTGAAGGCACTCCCAATCTCAAAGGGATATACCTGCG CTTATGCGTCTGA
- the podn gene encoding podocan isoform X2 — protein sequence MWISAYRVDDSHEHESCWTTKKKEKKLGFQQSMLNKQGPRVASMAFPEHSIPRTASAVLALAGLLVLGQISARARGEEPIGPPEIAAAKPDPGQCPADCSCTAEGAVDCAGVDLTDFPAGLPATTRQLALQNNKIEAIRAEHLSHLHLLETLNLQNNWLTTDGLEDEGFEMLEELAYLYLANNQLTSAPKALPPSLVSADFAANQLTKIFPYTFGYKPHLKSVYLHNNKLTDGGLPEGMFNASDNLEILTMSSNFLRTVPKNLPPSLYRLHLKSNKLEKIPDGAFDSLRNLRELYLQNNLLSNDGMDNETFSHLNSLECLDLSNNNLSVVPKGLPRNLVLLHLEKNSIRSIPADALGSVRNLQYLLLHNNKLRSRFIHPSAFQGLKKLHTLHMYNNQLERVPRGLPRRAKTLMLLHNAISEIGRNDLALLYTLTELNLSYNQLSNAKLHRDAFRKLRLLETLHLSGNALHSLPVGLPRSLKVLEVKNNRLASIPDGALTGMGKLQKLILSENQLRLNSVYQGAWMELGALTVGRPCYNRSFRTRSQVSASPLHTTAKIQKTITATATPPPPHSMSVPFTASRCWQPTNAFTAAS from the exons ATGTGGATATCAGCATACCGCGTAGATGATTCCCATGAACACGAGTCTTGttggacgacaaaaaaaaaagaaaaaaagttgggttTCCAGCAAAGTATGTTGAACAAACAGGGGCCCCGTGTGGCGAGCATGGCCTTTCCCGAGCATTCCATCCCGCGGACAGCCAGCGCTGTGCTGGCGCTGGCCGGACTGCTGGTCCTGGGCCAGATCTCGGCGAGAGCACGGGGGGAGGAGCCGATCGGGCCACCGGAGATCGCCGCGGCCAAGCCGGACCCCGGCCAATGCCCGGCGGACTGCAGCTGCACGGCCGAGGGGGCGGTGGACTGCGCCGGAGTGGACCTCACGGATTTCCCCGCGGGGCTGCCGGCGACCACTCGCCAGCTGGCGCTACAG AACAACAAAATCGAGGCGATACGGGCGGAGCACCTGTCACACCTGCATCTGCTCGAGACCCTCAACCTGCAGAACAACTGGCTCACAACAGACG GCTTGGAAGACGAAGGTTTTGAGATGTTAGAAGAGCTGGCGTATTTGTACCTGGCCAACAACCAG CTCACCTCGGCACCCAAAGCCTTGCCGCCATCGTTGGTCAGTGCCGACTTTGCCGCCAATCAGCTGACCAAGATCTTCCCGTACACGTTTGGCTACAAGCCCCACCTGAA GTCCGTCTATCTCCACAACAACAAGTTGACGGACGGCGGGCTTCCCGAAGGCATGTTCAACGCTTCCGACAACCTGGAGATCCTCACCATGTCCAGCAACTTCCTGCGGACCGTACCAAAGAACCTGCCCCCCAGCCTGTACCGCCTTCACCTGAAG AGCAACAAGCTGGAGAAAATCCCGGACGGAGCCTTCGACAGCTTGCGGAATCTGCGGGAGCTTTACCTGCAAAACAACCTCCTGAGCAACGACGGCATGGACAACGAGACCTTCAG CCACCTCAACAGCCTGGAGTGCTTGGACTTGTCCAACAACAACCTGAGTGTGGTGCCCAAAGGTCTGCCTCGCAACCTGGTGTTGCTGCACCTCGAGAAGAACTCCATCCGCAGCATCCCGGCGGACGCCCTCGGTTCCGTGCGCAACCTGCAGTACCTCCTGCTGCACAACAACAAGCTGCGCTCGCGCTTCATCCACCCTTCCGCCTTCCAG GGCCTGAAGAAGCTGCACACACTTCACATGTACAACAACCAGCTGGAGCGCGTTCCGCGTGGTCTGCCGCGGCGGGCCAAGACCCTCATGCTGCTCCACAACGCCATCTCGGAAATCGGCCGCAACGACCTGGCACTCCTCTACACGCTGACCGAGCTCAACCTCAGCTACAACCAGCTGAGCAATGCCAAGCTGCACCGCGACGCCTTCCGCAAGCTGCGCCTCCTGGAGACGCTGCACCTGTCAGGCAAcgcgctgcactcgctgcccgTCGGCCTCCCTCGGAGCCTGAAGGTGTTGGAGGTGAAGAACAACCGGCTGGCCTCCATCCCGGACGGAGCGCTGACGGGCATGGGCAAGCTGCAGAAGCTCATCCTCAGCGAGAACCAGCTCAGGCTGAACTCAGTCTACCAGGGGGCCTGGATGGAGCTCGGTGCGCTCACG gtTGGACGGCCCTGCTATAATCGAAGCTTCAGAACTCGGTCCCAGGTTTCCGCCTCTCCTCTTCACACAACTGCAAAAATTCAGAAAACAATCACCGCCaccgctacccccccccccccccattccatgTCTGTACCTTTTACAGCAAGTAGATGTTGGCAGCCGACAAATGCTTTCACCGCAGCGAGCTGA
- the podn gene encoding podocan isoform X1, which yields MWISAYRVDDSHEHESCWTTKKKEKKLGFQQSMLNKQGPRVASMAFPEHSIPRTASAVLALAGLLVLGQISARARGEEPIGPPEIAAAKPDPGQCPADCSCTAEGAVDCAGVDLTDFPAGLPATTRQLALQNNKIEAIRAEHLSHLHLLETLNLQNNWLTTDGLEDEGFEMLEELAYLYLANNQLTSAPKALPPSLVSADFAANQLTKIFPYTFGYKPHLKSVYLHNNKLTDGGLPEGMFNASDNLEILTMSSNFLRTVPKNLPPSLYRLHLKSNKLEKIPDGAFDSLRNLRELYLQNNLLSNDGMDNETFSHLNSLECLDLSNNNLSVVPKGLPRNLVLLHLEKNSIRSIPADALGSVRNLQYLLLHNNKLRSRFIHPSAFQGLKKLHTLHMYNNQLERVPRGLPRRAKTLMLLHNAISEIGRNDLALLYTLTELNLSYNQLSNAKLHRDAFRKLRLLETLHLSGNALHSLPVGLPRSLKVLEVKNNRLASIPDGALTGMGKLQKLILSENQLRLNSVYQGAWMELGALTTLDLSSNLLSHVPADLPESLEYLYLQRNRIASIPVSAFEGTPNLKGIYLRFNRLSASAVDESSLAHLSQLQVLDIGGGAGTGADGDEEEEEQEDEQPE from the exons ATGTGGATATCAGCATACCGCGTAGATGATTCCCATGAACACGAGTCTTGttggacgacaaaaaaaaaagaaaaaaagttgggttTCCAGCAAAGTATGTTGAACAAACAGGGGCCCCGTGTGGCGAGCATGGCCTTTCCCGAGCATTCCATCCCGCGGACAGCCAGCGCTGTGCTGGCGCTGGCCGGACTGCTGGTCCTGGGCCAGATCTCGGCGAGAGCACGGGGGGAGGAGCCGATCGGGCCACCGGAGATCGCCGCGGCCAAGCCGGACCCCGGCCAATGCCCGGCGGACTGCAGCTGCACGGCCGAGGGGGCGGTGGACTGCGCCGGAGTGGACCTCACGGATTTCCCCGCGGGGCTGCCGGCGACCACTCGCCAGCTGGCGCTACAG AACAACAAAATCGAGGCGATACGGGCGGAGCACCTGTCACACCTGCATCTGCTCGAGACCCTCAACCTGCAGAACAACTGGCTCACAACAGACG GCTTGGAAGACGAAGGTTTTGAGATGTTAGAAGAGCTGGCGTATTTGTACCTGGCCAACAACCAG CTCACCTCGGCACCCAAAGCCTTGCCGCCATCGTTGGTCAGTGCCGACTTTGCCGCCAATCAGCTGACCAAGATCTTCCCGTACACGTTTGGCTACAAGCCCCACCTGAA GTCCGTCTATCTCCACAACAACAAGTTGACGGACGGCGGGCTTCCCGAAGGCATGTTCAACGCTTCCGACAACCTGGAGATCCTCACCATGTCCAGCAACTTCCTGCGGACCGTACCAAAGAACCTGCCCCCCAGCCTGTACCGCCTTCACCTGAAG AGCAACAAGCTGGAGAAAATCCCGGACGGAGCCTTCGACAGCTTGCGGAATCTGCGGGAGCTTTACCTGCAAAACAACCTCCTGAGCAACGACGGCATGGACAACGAGACCTTCAG CCACCTCAACAGCCTGGAGTGCTTGGACTTGTCCAACAACAACCTGAGTGTGGTGCCCAAAGGTCTGCCTCGCAACCTGGTGTTGCTGCACCTCGAGAAGAACTCCATCCGCAGCATCCCGGCGGACGCCCTCGGTTCCGTGCGCAACCTGCAGTACCTCCTGCTGCACAACAACAAGCTGCGCTCGCGCTTCATCCACCCTTCCGCCTTCCAG GGCCTGAAGAAGCTGCACACACTTCACATGTACAACAACCAGCTGGAGCGCGTTCCGCGTGGTCTGCCGCGGCGGGCCAAGACCCTCATGCTGCTCCACAACGCCATCTCGGAAATCGGCCGCAACGACCTGGCACTCCTCTACACGCTGACCGAGCTCAACCTCAGCTACAACCAGCTGAGCAATGCCAAGCTGCACCGCGACGCCTTCCGCAAGCTGCGCCTCCTGGAGACGCTGCACCTGTCAGGCAAcgcgctgcactcgctgcccgTCGGCCTCCCTCGGAGCCTGAAGGTGTTGGAGGTGAAGAACAACCGGCTGGCCTCCATCCCGGACGGAGCGCTGACGGGCATGGGCAAGCTGCAGAAGCTCATCCTCAGCGAGAACCAGCTCAGGCTGAACTCAGTCTACCAGGGGGCCTGGATGGAGCTCGGTGCGCTCACG ACATTGGACCTGTCCAGCAACTTGCTGTCGCACGTCCCGGCCGACCTGCCTGAGTCGTTGGAGTACCTCTACCTCCAGAGGAACCGTATCGCCAGCATTCCTGTCTCCGCCTTTGAAGGCACTCCCAATCTCAAAGGGATATACCTGCG GTTCAACCGTCTGTCGGCGTCAGCGGTGGATGAGAGCTCGCTGGCTCACCTGAGCCAGCTCCAGGTGCTGGACATCGGCGGCGGCGCGGGAACGGGCGCTGAcggcgacgaggaggaggaggagcaggaggacgaGCAGCCCGAGTGA